One Sphingobacteruim zhuxiongii DNA window includes the following coding sequences:
- the bshB1 gene encoding bacillithiol biosynthesis deacetylase BshB1 yields the protein MKLDLLVMTVHPDDAELGAGGVIAKYVAEGKMVGIIDLTQGELGTRGTAETRAQEAAKAARILGVAVRENLKLRDGFFQNDESNQLEVVKAIRKYQPEIVITNALDDRHPDHGRASKLVNDAIFIAGLRRVETAVDGVDQEAFRPRLQLQLIQDKYIRPDILVDITDYWDIKERSVLAYTTQFNVQADDTEPQTYISNPDFMASTRARAHELGRSIQVKYAEGFTARRLLGVQDIFTLI from the coding sequence ATGAAATTAGATTTACTTGTGATGACGGTGCATCCTGATGATGCAGAATTGGGTGCTGGAGGTGTAATTGCCAAATATGTTGCTGAGGGTAAAATGGTAGGTATCATAGATTTGACGCAAGGGGAATTAGGAACCCGAGGGACTGCTGAGACGCGCGCTCAAGAAGCCGCAAAAGCTGCCCGAATACTCGGAGTTGCTGTTCGTGAAAATCTAAAACTACGTGATGGTTTCTTCCAAAATGACGAGAGCAACCAATTGGAAGTCGTGAAAGCGATTCGTAAGTACCAACCAGAGATTGTTATCACGAATGCTTTAGATGATCGTCATCCCGATCATGGGAGAGCCAGCAAGCTCGTCAATGATGCTATTTTTATTGCCGGTTTGCGTCGTGTTGAAACCGCTGTTGATGGCGTAGATCAAGAAGCTTTTCGCCCGAGATTACAGTTGCAATTAATTCAAGACAAATACATAAGGCCTGATATTCTTGTAGATATTACAGATTACTGGGATATTAAAGAGCGATCCGTTCTTGCGTATACGACTCAGTTTAACGTACAAGCGGATGATACAGAACCACAAACCTATATCTCAAATCCTGATTTTATGGCGTCTACACGCGCACGTGCGCATGAACTTGGTCGTTCAATCCAAGTGAAGTATGCTGAAGGATTTACAGCAAGAAGACTTTTAGGGGTGCAGGATATATTTACGTTAATTTAG
- a CDS encoding glutathione peroxidase yields MKATVYDFNALEFNGQKKSLKDFEGKVLLIVNTASKCFFTKQFKSLENLYKKYRELGFEILAFPSNDFRNQEPLTGRTLETFCRINQQVSFPVFKRIHVVGEYTDPLYRYLSDESANGTVGTAPFWNFHKYLINRKGEVVDHFYSITSPMSKKVHQKIEELLSSPA; encoded by the coding sequence ATGAAAGCTACCGTTTATGATTTTAATGCATTGGAATTTAATGGCCAAAAGAAGTCCCTCAAAGACTTTGAAGGCAAGGTTTTATTAATTGTCAATACCGCGAGCAAATGCTTTTTTACGAAGCAATTCAAATCGCTTGAAAATCTGTATAAGAAATACCGCGAGTTAGGTTTTGAGATATTAGCATTTCCGTCCAATGATTTTAGAAATCAAGAACCGTTAACTGGTCGTACATTAGAGACTTTTTGCCGGATCAACCAGCAGGTGTCTTTCCCTGTCTTCAAGCGTATTCATGTCGTTGGCGAATATACCGACCCATTATACCGGTACTTGTCTGACGAGTCCGCAAATGGTACTGTAGGGACCGCCCCATTCTGGAATTTTCATAAGTATTTAATCAATAGAAAAGGAGAGGTTGTTGATCATTTCTACTCAATTACCAGCCCTATGTCAAAAAAGGTACATCAGAAGATCGAAGAATTGCTAAGCAGCCCTGCATAG